One Oceanithermus desulfurans DNA segment encodes these proteins:
- a CDS encoding RNA methyltransferase, with protein sequence MIRVVLVEPREPRNVGAAARAMKNFGLEQLVLVNPERPLDEAAYRLATRGAADVLERARTVATLDEALADTVYVVATSARAREGYAGEVYTPREGAPRVRRMAAEGPVALLFGRENFGLSNEEMDRAHAVWRIPTGGYASLNLAQAVLLVAYEVFLARAEPRGTARPRPAAAEELERLFADLEAYLIQIRYTDEHRLEGAMRAFRRMAHRALLSPNEVQRLRGLLRQSRWAIAHGGDRVD encoded by the coding sequence ATGATCCGCGTCGTGCTGGTGGAGCCGCGCGAGCCCCGCAACGTCGGGGCGGCGGCGCGGGCGATGAAGAATTTCGGGCTCGAGCAACTGGTGCTCGTGAACCCGGAGCGCCCGCTCGACGAGGCGGCCTACCGGCTGGCCACCCGGGGCGCGGCCGACGTGCTGGAGCGGGCGCGCACCGTGGCCACGCTGGACGAGGCCCTGGCGGACACGGTTTACGTGGTGGCCACCAGCGCCCGCGCCCGCGAGGGCTACGCCGGCGAGGTCTACACGCCCCGCGAGGGTGCGCCCCGGGTGCGAAGGATGGCCGCCGAGGGGCCGGTCGCCCTGCTCTTCGGCCGCGAGAACTTCGGACTCTCCAACGAGGAGATGGATCGGGCGCACGCGGTCTGGCGGATCCCCACCGGCGGCTACGCCAGCCTCAACCTGGCCCAGGCGGTGCTGCTGGTGGCCTACGAGGTCTTCCTGGCCCGAGCCGAGCCCCGGGGGACGGCGCGCCCGCGGCCCGCCGCCGCCGAGGAGCTCGAGCGCCTCTTCGCCGACCTGGAGGCCTACCTGATCCAGATCCGCTACACCGACGAACACCGCCTGGAAGGGGCGATGCGCGCCTTCCGGCGGATGGCCCACCGGGCGCTGCTCAGCCCCAACGAGGTGCAGCGCCTGCGCGGCCTGCTGCGCCAGAGCCGTTGGGCGATCGCCCATGGAGGGGACCGGGTTGATTAG